Proteins encoded together in one Plasmodium vivax chromosome 6, whole genome shotgun sequence window:
- a CDS encoding hypothetical protein, conserved (encoded by transcript PVX_111165A), with product MATSTLAEETHCYNGNIKDGLFHGHGILMYSRNEKYEGDFVYGKREGKGKFTYADGATYEGDWVDDKIHGKGTAKFVSGNVYEGEWDNGKINGFGILKYNNGDIYEGEWLDGKMHGRGTYTYEDGDIYVGEWKNDKRHGKGCVKYKGSENKIAETYEGDWFEGKMQGKGTYFFADGGIYEGDWIDGKMEGKGVYKFLNGNKYDGDWSNDMKNGYGILTYVNGEMYEGYWKDDKVHGKGTLTYSRGDKYIGEWKFAKKSGQGELIYASGDKFKGEWKNDKANGFGVLLYSNGNKYEGEWVDDQRHGFGTFTCKEDGSVYAGHFAFNRKEGRGTLTFVDGNVLEGLWTMGVLTKVSKFQLAPTSPWHDPDL from the coding sequence ATGGCCACGAGCACCCTGGCGGAGGAAACCCACTGCTACAACGGAAACATCAAGGATGGGCTGTTCCACGGGCACGGAATTCTGATGTACTCCCGGAATGAAAAGTACGAAGGGGATTTCGTTTACGGGAAGAGGGAAGGCAAGGGAAAGTTTACCTATGCCGACGGTGCAACCTACGAAGGGGACTGGGTTGACGATAAGATCCATGGGAAAGGAACAGCCAAGTTTGTCAGCGGAAATGTGTACGAAGGGGAATGGGACAATGGAAAGATAAACGGTTTTGGAATTCTAAAGTATAACAATGGAGACATCTACGAAGGTGAATGGTTAGACGGGAAAATGCATGGCAGGGGTACCTACACATATGAAGATGGGGATATATATGTAGGTGAGTGGAAGAATGATAAGAGGCATGGCAAGGGCTGTGTTAAGTACAAAGggagtgaaaataaaatcgcAGAGACGTATGAAGGGGATTGGTTTGAGGGGAAGATGCAAGGAAAAGGGACGTACTTTTTTGCTGATGGAGGGATATACGAAGGCGATTGGATTGATGGGAAAATGGAAGGGAAAGGAGTTTACAAGTTTTTAAATGGTAATAAGTATGATGGGGATTGGTCTAATGATATGAAAAATGGCTACGGCATATTGACGTATGTGAATGGCGAAATGTACGAGGGGTACTGGAAGGACGATAAGGTGCATGGGAAGGGAACACTCACTTATAGTAGGGGAGATAAATACATAGGGGAATGGAAGTTTGCCAAAAAATCTGGGCAAGGAGAACTGATTTACGCTTCAGGGGATAAATTCAAAggggaatggaaaaatgatAAGGCCAACGGATTTGGCGTTCTGCTATACTCCAATGGGAACAAATACGAAGGGGAGTGGGTTGATGACCAGAGACATGGGTTTGGGACGTTCACTTGCAAGGAAGATGGTAGCGTCTACGCCGGGCACTTTGCTTTCAATCGGAAGGAGGGCAGGGGCACGCTGACCTTCGTCGACGGCAACGTGTTGGAGGGCCTGTGGACCATGGGCGTGCTCACCAAGGTCAGCAAGTTTCAGCTGGCCCCCACTTCGCCCTGGCACGACCCGGACCTGTGA
- a CDS encoding hypothetical protein, conserved (encoded by transcript PVX_111170A), with protein MSEKKNREKLLISESIACIKRYFDLHDATVASINELIRIILHRSANPGAGFDETGELEELLKNELAYAFIKEYEAVKLALTDLKVCLGEMKRLKGGIQEVATWGDSTGDAPNVVHSLGTFFKSALIHFRRDYKLKKTLHEALIHVDGACENEINRLQLMWKESPFLYTILHKHQVNKLIVEGRQFLQRGQRR; from the exons ATGAGTGAGAAAAAGAATAGGGAGAAGCTTCTCATAAGCGAAAGCATCGCCTGCATCAAGCGGTACTTTGACTTGCACGATGCGACCGTTGCGTCAATAAATGAACTGATAAGGATTATACTTCATAGGAG tGCCAACCCGGGGGCTGGCTTCGACGAAACGGGAGAATTGGAAGAACTTCTCAAAAATGAGTTGGCCTATGCGTTTATAAAGGAATACGAGGCGGTCAAATTGGCACTGACAGATTTGAAGGTGTGCCTAggcgaaatgaaaaggctGAAGGGGGGTATTCAGGAGGTTGCAACTTGGGGGGATTCCACTGGGGATGCACCCAACGTGGTACACTCCCTGGGGACCTTTTTTAAGAGCGCCCTGATCCATTTCAGGAGGGActacaaattgaaaaaaacgtTGCACGAAGCGCTCATTCATGTGGATGGTGCATgcgaaaatgaaataaatcgATTACAGTTGATGTGGAAGGAATCGCCCTTCCTGTATACAATTTTGCATAAACACCAAGTTAACAAGTTAATTGTTGAGGGGAGGCAATTTTTGCAGAGAGGGCAGCGGCGGTGA
- a CDS encoding ookinete surface protein Pvs25 (encoded by transcript PVX_111175A), whose protein sequence is MNSYYSLFVFFLVQIALKYSKAAVTVDTICKNGQLVQMSNHFKCMCNEGLVHLSENTCEEKNECKKETLGKACGEFGQCIENPDPAQVNMYKCGCIEGYTLKEDTCVLDVCQYKNCGESGECIVEYLSEIQSAGCSCAIGKVPNPEDEKKCTKTGETACQLKCNTDNEVCKNVEGVYKCQCMEGFTFDKEKNVCLSYSVFNILNYSLFFIILLVLSYVI, encoded by the coding sequence ATGAACTCCTACTACAgcctcttcgtttttttcctcgtcCAAATTGCGCTAAAGTATAGCAAGGCAGCCGTCACGGTAGACAccatatgcaaaaatggacaGCTGGTTCAAATGAGTAACCACTTTAAGTGTATGTGTAACGAAGGGCTGGTGCACCTTTCCGAAAATacatgtgaagaaaaaaatgaatgcaaGAAAGAAACCCTAGGCAAAGCATGCGGGGAATTTGGCCAGTGTATAGAAAACCCAGACCCAGCACAGGTAAACATGTACAAATGTGGTTGCATTGAGGGCTACACTTTGAAGGAAGACACTTGTGTGCTTGATGTATGTCAATACAAAAATTGTGGAGAAAGTGGCGAATGCATTGTTGAGTACCTCTCGGAAATCCAAAGTGCAGGTTGCTCATGTGCTATTGGCAAAGTCCCCAATCCAGaagatgagaaaaaatgtaccaaaaCGGGAGAAACTGCTTGTCAATTGAAATGTAACACAGATAATGAAGtctgcaaaaatgttgaagGAGTTTACAAGTGCCAGTGTATGGAAGGCTTTACGTTCgacaaagagaaaaatgtaTGCCTTTCCTATTCTGTATTTAACATCCTAAACTACTCCCTCTTCTTTATCATCCTGCTTGTCCTTTCGTACGTCATATAA
- a CDS encoding sexual stage surface protein Pvs28 (encoded by transcript PVX_111180A): MNTYHSLLFLLAIVLTVKHTFAKVTAETQCKNGYVVQMSNHFECKCNDGFVLANENTCEEKRDCTNPQNVNKNCGDYAVCANTRMNNEERALRCGCILGYTVMNEVCTPYKCNGVLCGKGKCILDPANVNSTMCSCNIGSTLDESKKCGKPGKTECTLKCKANEECKETQNYYKCVAKGSGGEGSGGEGSGGEGSGGEGSGGEGSGGDTGAAYSLMNGSAVISILLVFAFFMMSLV, translated from the coding sequence ATGAATACCTACCACAGCTTGCTGTTCCTTCTGGCCATCGTGCTTACTGTTAAGCACACCTTCGCAAAGGTCACCGCGGAGACCcaatgcaaaaatggctaTGTAGTCCAAATGAGCAATCATTTTGAATGCAAATGCAACGACGGGTTTGTTCTGGCAAATGAAAACACTTGCGAGGAAAAACGCGATTGCACAAATCcacaaaatgtaaataaaaactgtGGAGACTACGCTGTGTGTGCAAACACCAGAATGAATAATGAGGAAAGAGCATTACGATGCGGCTGCATATTAGGGTACACCGTAATGAATGAGGTGTGTACTCCATATAAATGTAACGGCGTTCTGTGTGGAAAGGGAAAGTGCATCTTAGATCCCGCTAATGTGAACAGCACCATGTGCTCTTGTAATATAGGAAGCACATTGGATGAAtctaaaaaatgtggaaagcCAGGAAAAACTGAATGCACGTTGAAGTGTAAGGCAAACGAAGAATGTAAAGAGACTCAGAATTATTACAAGTGCGTTGCgaagggaagcggcggagaaGGCAGCGGTGGAGAAGGCAGCGGTGGAGAAGGCAGCGGCGGAGAGGGCAGCGGCGGAGAGGGCAGCGGTGGAGACACAGGAGCAGCTTACAGTCTCATGAACGGATCTGCAGTAATCAGCATACTACTTGTATTCGCCTTCTTCATGATGTCATTAGTGTAG
- a CDS encoding calmodulin, putative (encoded by transcript PVX_111185A): protein MQSSISQEKLQLMQKNFNLVDLNKDGKIAAEEFKTLLRLLGQTKTEKEMDEMVDKHFEDAPIGEEQQQDAAEAADKGGANEGTPSTAKQLGGQKNTAKTAPNHDRIKNLIAKLNNSKDEDKKKNSPNGQINRTGDVYAKNELINKKKKHINFETFLRIFLETYEEPLSVDELITSFEFFDKEKSGYLDEEKVRFILKNSEERLADEDMKLFLNSLNLRDKDKIDYVMLAKRLKNVA from the coding sequence ATGCAAAGCAGCATATCTCAGGAAAAACTCCAATTGATGCAAAAAAACTTTAACCTTGTGGATTTGAACAAAGATGGGAAAATCGCCGCAGAAGAATTTAAGACGCTCTTGCGATTGCTCGGGCAGACCAAAACGGAGAAAGAGATGGACGAGATGGTAGACAAGCATTTTGAAGACGCACCAAtaggggaggagcagcagcaggatgCTGCCGAGGCCGCCGATAAGGGAGGAGCAAACGAAGGGACACCAAGTACAGCGAAACAATTGGGCGGCCAGAAAAATACAGCCAAAACTGCCCCAAACCACGATCGAATAAAAAACCTAATCGCTAAGCTGAACAATTCTAAAGatgaagacaaaaaaaaaaatagcccaAATGGCCAAATTAATAGGACAGGTGatgtatatgcaaaaaacgaattgattaataaaaaaaaaaaacacataaatTTTGAAACGTTCTTGAGGATATTTCTGGAGACTTATGAGGAACCCTTATCGGTAGACGAGCTAATCACCTCGTTtgaattttttgataaagaaaaaagtggcTATCTTGATGAGGAGAAGGTGAGATTTATTTTGAAGAACAGCGAGGAGAGGTTGGCGGATGAGGACATGAAGTTATTTTTGAATTCGCTAAACTTGAGGGATAAGGACAAAATTGATTATGTCATGCTGGCCAAGCGCCTCAAGAATGTGGCCTAA
- a CDS encoding RNA methyltransferase domain containing protein (encoded by transcript PVX_111190A), protein MYVAIYNIGKKKNIGSIVRSCVAFRVSKIFVVSRKKNQVNFFGHMGTCEYITIEYFSSMKELKTHLRDNGILLYACEITSSAVPVTRRPFENKDTAFLFGNEGTGINDETLSYCDKVVYIPQYGNGTCSLNVSVSCAIILHHFAVWADYPEVGISGKKFVLNKCATKLERYLNPSDDLLRQISEKRAQRAATKLASPDWAAPHFADPSPDLFPG, encoded by the coding sequence ATGTACGTGGCCATTTACAACatagggaagaagaaaaacatcgGGAGCATCGTACGCAGTTGCGTTGCCTTCAGGGTCAGCAAAATATTCGTCGTcagtcgaaaaaaaaaccaagtgAATTTCTTTGGCCACATGGGCACATGTGAATACATAACGATTGAGTACTTCTCCAGCATGAAGGAGCTGAAGACCCACCTGCGCGACAATGGCATTTTATTATACGCGTGCGAAATAACAAGCAGCGCTGTACCTGTGACGAGACGTCcatttgaaaataaagataCGGCCTTTTTATTTGGAAATGAGGGGACAGGAATAAATGATGAAACGCTCAGCTATTGTGATAAAGTCGTTTACATCCCTCAGTATGGCAACGGCACTTGCTCTCTGAACGTGTCCGTTTCGTGTGCAATCATTTTGCATCACTTTGCTGTGTGGGCGGATTATCCCGAGGTGGGAATTTCGGGGAAAAAATTTGTCCTCAACAAATGCGCAACTAAATTGGAGCGATATTTAAACCCTTCGGATGACTTGCTCCGCCAGATTAGTGAGAAGCGCGCACAGCGCGCGGCGACCAAGCTGGCCTCCCCCGACTGGGCGGCCCCCCACTTTGCCGACCCCTCCCCGGACCTCTTCCCCGGTTAA
- a CDS encoding O-sialoglycoprotein endopeptidase, putative (encoded by transcript PVX_111195A): MVSDCISGGGTTLAQPPKYILGLEGSANKLGVSIINSNFEILVNMRRTYISEIGCGFIPRQINAHHKYYIIEMIKDCLTKLKIKITDVHLICYTKGPGIGSALYIAYNISKFFSLLFNIPVIGVNHCIAHIEMGIFITKLYHPIILYVSGSNTQIIYFNDHKKRYEIIGETLDIAIGNVIDRSARILRISNSPSPGYNVEILARKKYLLNLEKKKKKKNAPIGGSFAGGEPHGGSAANEPNTPRTHDKPVRADPCDYTELLFFPYTIKGMDISFSGYDYYVSKYFSRYLTKRGKKGKGGENAPKRKKRHEGGEANGGGRSDADSVNGEEDDHADDAANRGNPIAGAANDGSTQQFPQPNLSIRAGVQGSSYYEENVVCSSGGKRNYGEGEHYAEEDDCAIETESDFFDSSEEQPSSGSSEEQPRSRSSEEKARSRSTEEQPRNESSEEKPPSGGSLTDEEKRKIQICYSLQHHIFSMLIEITERAIAFTNSKEVIIVGGVGCNVFLQNMMKKMAKQKNIKIGFMDHSYCVDNGAMIAYTGYLEFANTKNREIYGFDNISIHQRYRTDDVLVTWR; encoded by the coding sequence aTGGTAAGTGACTGCATCTCAGGGGGGGGCACCACCCTGGCGCAACCACCCAAGTACATCCTCGGGCTGGAGGGAAGTGCAAACAAATTAGGGGTCAGCATAATAAACAGCAACTTTGAAATTCTGGTGAACATGAGGAGAACGTATATCTCCGAAATAGGCTGCGGATTTATCCCCAGACAAATTAACGCTCACCATAAATACTACATCATCGAAATGATTAAGGACTGTCTCACCAAGCTGAAGATAAAGATAACGGATGTACATTTAATATGCTATACGAAAGGGCCAGGCATTGGCTCCGCCCTCTACATTGCCTACAACATAAGCAAAttcttttccctcctctttAACATCCCCGTGATTGGAGTCAACCACTGCATAGCCCACATCGAAATGGGCATCTTCATAACAAAGCTTTATCACCCCATCATTTTATACGTCAGCGGAAGCAACacacaaattatttattttaatgatcACAAGAAGAGGTACGAAATTATAGGAGAGACTTTGGACATTGCCATTGGGAATGTCATCGATCGGTCCGCCAGGATTCTCCGAATTTCAAATTCGCCTTCTCCGGGGTATAACGTGGAAATATTGGCCAGGAAGAAGTATCTGCtaaatttggagaaaaaaaaaaaaaaaaaaaacgccccaATAGGTGGGTCATttgcggggggggaaccgCATGGTGGCAGCGCTGCAAATGAGCCCAACACGCCCAGAACGCACGACAAACCAGTGAGGGCGGACCCCTGTGACTACACCGAGTTGCTCTTCTTCCCCTACACCATAAAGGGGATGGACATCTCCTTCAGCGGCTACGACTACTACGTGAGCAAATATTTCTCCAGGTATTTAACCAAGCGGGGCAAAAAGGGCAAGGGCGGAGAGAACGCcccaaagaggaagaagcggcacgaggggggagaagcaaacggggggggCAGAAGCGATGCGGACAGCGTCAACGGTGAGGAAGATGACCATGCAGATGACGCCGCAAACAGGGGAAACCCTATCGCAGGCGCCGCAAATGATGGCTCCACGCAGCAATTTCCGCAGCCCAACTTGAGCATTCGCGCGGGCGTGCAGGGCAGCTCCTACTACGAGGAGAACGTCGTGTgcagcagcggggggaagaggaactACGGGGAGGGCGAGCACTAcgcggaggaggacgacTGCGCCATCGAGACGGAGAGCGATTTTTTTGACTCCAGCGAGGAGCAGCCCAGCAGTGGGAGCAGCGAGGAGCAGCCGCGCAGTAGAAGCAGCGAGGAGAAGGCGCGCAGTAGAAGCACCGAAGAGCAACCACGCAATGAAAGCAGCGAGGAGAAACCGCCCAGCGGCGGCAGCCTGACGGACGAGGAAAAGCGGAAAATACAAATCTGCTACAGCCTGCAGCACCACATCTTCAGCATGCTCATCGAAATCACCGAACGAGCGATCGCCTTCACGAACAGCAAGGAGGTGATCATCGTGGGGGGAGTCGGCTGCAACGTCTTCCTCCAAAacatgatgaagaaaatggcAAAGCAGAAAAACATCAAAATTGGATTCATGGACCACAGCTACTGCGTAGACAACGGCGCCATGATTGCCTACACGGGGTACCTGGAATTTGCGAACACCAAAAATAGGGAAATCTACGGCTTTGATAATATAAGTATCCACCAGAGGTACCGCACGGACGACGTGCTCGTGACGTGGAGGTAG
- a CDS encoding 26S proteasome non-ATPase regulatory subunit 13, putative (encoded by transcript PVX_111200A) yields MATAAEEISGLLGENEHALIGELQGKYDFINFNEIKNYKEKKFHHELTLEVQKFINNKNVQVKDKFRLFYTYLSPLISKLKKTVYAELLYIVTAKFDANWTICYLKESEKHLENDKDAIIIYRCILILKYIELGDFKSCENEIETTKNLLQGVIGLNVVAHKFYNFAIMNYYKVLSKSDLFVKYALLYLAYTPLNDLDEAEKIDIGTHICMHSIISEDVYNIGEIIQLPLINVCLKNNEQTHWLYQLIYIYNEGNIDLFNQVVQTYEANIKNSLLKDYERNMLKKITLLALMDLAFKKKKQRSDLSFEEIAQHCKVDVNEVEKMLITAKSKNIITCQIDEIQKLVKITWVKPRVLNDEKVFFMKESIDKWITHSKNLLTYMEDLSVELLIS; encoded by the coding sequence ATGGCGACCGCGGCGGAGGAAATCAGCGGGCTGCTGGGCGAAAACGAACACGCGCTGATCGGCGAACTGCAGGGGAAGTATGACTTCATAAATTTCAACGAAATAAAGAATTACAAAGAGAAGAAGTTCCACCACGAGCTGACGTTGGAAgtacaaaaatttattaacaaTAAAAACGTACAGGTGAAGGATAAATTTAGGCTTTTCTACACGTACCTCTCCCCCCTGATAAGCAAGCTGAAGAAGACGGTCTACGCAGAGTTGCTTTACATCGTGACGGCCAAGTTCGACGCTAACTGGACTATTTGCTATTTGAAAGAATCGGAGAAGCATTTGGAAAATGACAAAGACGCGATCATCATATATAGGTGTATCCTCATTCTGAAGTACATCGAATTGGGTGATTTTAAAAGTTGCGAAAATGAAATCGAAACTACAAAGAATCTCCTCCAGGGGGTCATCGGATTGAATGTAGTGGCacataaattttacaattttgccaTCATGAATTACTATAAAGTGTTAAGCAAATCTGACCTGTTCGTTAAGTATGCCCTGCTGTACTTAGCATATACCCCCCTGAATGATTTGGACGAGGCAGAGAAAATAGATATAGGCACCCACATCTGCATGCACTCCATAATAAGTGAAGATGTATATAACATAGGGGAGATCATCCAGTTGCCACTCATCAATGTTTGTTTAAAGAACAATGAGCAGACCCACTGGCTCTACCAactcatttatatttacaatgaAGGCAACATAGATCTTTTCAACCAAGTGGTACAGACGTACGAGGCGAATATTAAGAACTCCCTTTTGAAGGACTACGAGAGGAATATGCTTAAGAAAATTACCCTCCTAGCCCTTATGGATTTAgcctttaaaaagaagaagcaaagatCTGACCTTTCATTTGAGGAGATTGCACAGCACTGTAAAGTGGACGTAAACGAAGTGGAGAAAATGCTCATCACCGCTAagagcaaaaatattataacttGCCAAATTGACGAAATTCAAAAGTTGGTAAAAATTACGTGGGTGAAGCCACGGGTGCTCAACGATGAAAAAGTTTTCTTCATGAAGGAGAGCATAGACAAGTGGATCACCCACTCGAAGAACTTGCTCACCTACATGGAGGACCTCTCCGTCGAGCTGTTGATATCGTAG
- a CDS encoding hypothetical protein, conserved (encoded by transcript PVX_111205A), which yields MDREAALPSGGGPSLKRSKKQIESLQYFLKKNIRKHEELTNRVHYFFPTDDVLDQTLFHLCKFIPSGKDILDADKQMGSTHNSTPFSRFEDSDTDSWGDKIRGGDDIEIDEPRAGRSKLPTLSPNLGTNKRETPTCVEWQGFVNEANGYAAVKILNPFSSQEYSTYANRLVYFLFQRTNCLGVDNFINSHSFVRTGIPLYMKCKNKLCVRLSHMDASNDLYV from the exons ATGGACAGGGAGGCCGCTTTACCAAGTGGTGGAGGGCCCTCCCTCAAGAGGAGCAAAAAGCAGATTGAGTCActtcaatattttttgaagaaaaacataagAA AGCACGAAGAGTTAACCAACCGAGTGCACTATTTCTTCCCCACCGACGATGTGCTAGACCAGACCCTCTTCCATTTGTGTAAGTTCATACCGAGCGGTAAGGACATTCTAGACGCAGATAAGCAGATGGGAAGCACGCACAACTCGACGCCCTTTTCACGATTCGAAGATTCTGACACGGACAGCTGGGGTGATAAAATCAGAGGGGGCGACGACATTGAGATAGATGAGCCCCGTGCTGGAAGAAGTAAATTGCCCACTTTGAGCCCCAACTTGGgaacaaacaaaagggaaacaccTACCTGCGTTGAATGGCAAGGGTTTGTTAACGAGGCGAACGGATATGCAGCAGTTAAAATTCTTAACCCTTTCTCCTCCCAGGAGTACAGCACTTATGCGAACAGACTCGTGTACTTCTTATTTCAGAGAACGAATTGCCTGGGCGTGgacaattttataaacagTCACAGTTTTGTTCGGACGGGCATTCCCCTATACATGAAGTGCAAAAATAAGCTGTGCGTTAGGTTATCCCACATGGACGCTTCAAACGATTTGTATGTTTAA